GTCCTTTCTATCAAGTTCGTCGTGTATATCACCCTCTGAATAGACTCAGGATACTTGAGAAAAGTAAGAAGCTTGTAAAGCTCCTGTTCCCAAGACTTTACAACCTTAGGATACTTTAATTCCCATTTCTCTTTGAACCTTTCAAAACCCTTTAGAGCTTCCTCTTTCGTAGAGGCTTGATATATCCTCTTTAAGTCCTTCGCTATCTTCTTCCTGTCTTTGGCTCTTACTTTGTTCAGAGTATTTCTTACTTTGTGGACTACACACGATTGAAAGTCTGCTTTTGGAAAGTACTCCTTTATCCTTTCTTCAAGTCCAGTAACCCCATCTGCTACAAATAGGAGGACTTCTCTTATACCTCGGTCATAGAGCCTTTTTATCATTTCCAGCCAGCTTTCAGCTCCTTCCGATGGATTTACTTCAAAATCAAGTATTTCTCTGTACCCATCCTCATCTATACCAAGAGCAAAAAGGACTGCTTCTTTTTCAACAGTATCTCTTCTGACCGATAGCCACATACCGTCAAGCATTATCACCGCATATCTCTTCTTGAGTCTCCGATGTTTCCATTTGTTTATCTCACTTACTGTTACTTTGCTAATCTCGCTAATCGTTGAAGGTGAGTATTTAAGTTCAAATATGCTTTCAAGAGCCTGGGCTACTGCTCTTGCGCTCATACCGGAGGCAAACATTCCAAGGATTAAGTCTTCAAGGTTGAGATCTCTCCTCTTGTAAGGCTCTATCAGCTTGGTTTTAAATTTTCCTTCCCTGTCCCTCGGAATTCTTAGGTTCTTAAGCTTACCAATGACAGTATCTAAGTTCCTAAGGTAGAAGCCGTTTTTGATTCCTCCGTTTTGTCTGAGGAATACTTCTCTTTCCGCTACCATGATTGATTCCAAAGTTTGCTTTACCACTTCTTTAATGAGGTCTGGTAAAATCCTCCGTAGTTCCATTTCTCACCTCCTGGGGACTGGGGTATTTTGGGGTTGTTCCCCAGGAGGTTACTCCATCAAGTTTTTTCTCCCAATAGAGGGCTTCCTCTCAAAGCTTTCCGTATAAATTCTCCTAAGCTTAACTTCCGAATCATAGCTCTCATCGAGCAGAACAGTAAGAACAAACCTTTTGCCGTTTCTCAAATGAACGCTCAGAACAACTGTCTTAACGTGGCTCTTGACCTTTTTTATCTCCTTGCCCCGCAGTATCTTCAAGGATAAATCTCATCTTACTTAAATCCACTACCGTCTATTATCAGGAACCTAACTTGACTAAGGTATCTCCTCAAAAGTCTGCTGGAGATGAAATTGAAGAAGTCTATAAGGAGAACCAGGGGAAGTTGTTTTAGGCGGTAGTAGTAGTAAGTCGAGAAATCCAGAACGTTCTCTCTTCCAAACACCTGAACAGCCAAGTATTCAAGGTC
This genomic stretch from Desulfurobacteriaceae bacterium harbors:
- a CDS encoding IS256 family transposase; the protein is MELRRILPDLIKEVVKQTLESIMVAEREVFLRQNGGIKNGFYLRNLDTVIGKLKNLRIPRDREGKFKTKLIEPYKRRDLNLEDLILGMFASGMSARAVAQALESIFELKYSPSTISEISKVTVSEINKWKHRRLKKRYAVIMLDGMWLSVRRDTVEKEAVLFALGIDEDGYREILDFEVNPSEGAESWLEMIKRLYDRGIREVLLFVADGVTGLEERIKEYFPKADFQSCVVHKVRNTLNKVRAKDRKKIAKDLKRIYQASTKEEALKGFERFKEKWELKYPKVVKSWEQELYKLLTFLKYPESIQRVIYTTNLIERTIKEVRKRIKVIGALPSVSAVEKFVYLRVAMLNERWSNRVVNGFLEAREEIQEMFSRRYS